The following are from one region of the Chloracidobacterium sp. genome:
- a CDS encoding RidA family protein — protein MNIVQHRERYSSGAKWESIVGYSRAVRVGDRIYVTGTTATDENSRIVGVGDAYAQTVQCILNIERALKHFDASLENIVRTRMFVTDISKWQEFGRGHGEYFGEIMPATTMVEVSRLIDPDMLIEIEADAEL, from the coding sequence TTGAACATTGTGCAGCATAGAGAGCGATATTCGTCGGGAGCAAAATGGGAATCGATCGTCGGCTATTCGCGCGCTGTAAGGGTTGGCGACCGCATCTATGTCACCGGCACCACTGCGACCGATGAAAACAGCAGGATCGTCGGCGTTGGCGATGCATACGCTCAGACTGTTCAGTGCATCTTAAATATCGAACGAGCATTAAAGCACTTTGACGCAAGTCTCGAAAACATCGTCCGCACGCGGATGTTCGTAACCGACATCTCCAAATGGCAGGAATTTGGTCGGGGCCACGGCGAGTATTTTGGTGAGATCATGCCCGCGACAACGATGGTCGAAGTTTCAAGATTGATCGACCCCGATATGCTGATCGAAATAGAAGCCGACGCCGAACTATAG
- a CDS encoding PilN domain-containing protein: MIKINLLNSVTERQGGAVVAVDRKVGSPASRLLLMSLATAFLLAAVVGWDVISSQMAKTDAERRLAEQKQIAAELEVVMKEQRELEQKIQQIDMRIEAIKNLRAKQAGPSAVLEAMRERIAMVPGLYLQSIEQAGDQVIIKGNSPDEAAVTQFGRSLEFSNGLFSNLNIETQRQEVVNQMASVPAGGGEQPKVNVVDFTIKTAYTPSKAAGANNPMPTNASAAPGGPAAQSAGQPQVAKN; encoded by the coding sequence ATGATCAAAATAAACCTACTGAATTCAGTAACTGAACGTCAGGGCGGCGCTGTCGTCGCGGTCGACCGCAAGGTCGGCAGCCCGGCTTCGCGACTCCTTTTGATGTCGCTCGCTACGGCATTCCTGCTCGCGGCCGTTGTCGGATGGGATGTTATCAGTTCGCAAATGGCCAAAACCGATGCCGAGCGAAGGCTGGCTGAACAGAAGCAGATCGCTGCCGAGCTCGAGGTCGTGATGAAAGAACAGCGAGAGCTTGAACAGAAGATACAGCAGATCGATATGCGTATCGAGGCGATCAAGAATCTGAGGGCAAAACAGGCGGGTCCGAGTGCGGTGCTTGAAGCAATGCGAGAGCGTATCGCCATGGTTCCCGGACTATACCTTCAGAGTATCGAACAGGCCGGCGATCAGGTGATCATCAAAGGCAACTCGCCCGACGAAGCCGCGGTCACCCAGTTCGGTCGCAGCCTCGAATTCTCGAACGGCTTGTTCTCGAACCTCAACATCGAGACGCAGCGTCAGGAGGTCGTCAATCAGATGGCTTCGGTCCCGGCGGGCGGCGGCGAACAGCCAAAGGTCAATGTCGTCGATTTCACGATCAAGACCGCATATACGCCCTCGAAGGCAGCCGGAGCCAACAATCCGATGCCGACGAATGCATCGGCCGCACCTGGAGGCCCAGCAGCTCAGTCTGCCGGCCAGCCGCAAGTAGCTAAGAACTGA
- the preA gene encoding NAD-dependent dihydropyrimidine dehydrogenase subunit PreA produces MADLRINFAGIKSPNPFWLASAPPTNMGSMIERAFDAGWGGAVWKTLGEPIVNVSSRLAAIDHGSTRMIGLNNIELITDRPLEVNLKEVAECKKKYPNHAVIVSLMVESKREAWHEIVKRSQDTGCDGFELNFGCPHGMSERGMGAAMGQVPEYTCMVTEWVKEVSEIPVIVKLTPNVAHIGPPGRAAMKGGADAVSLINTINSVIGVDIDTLVPYPNVNGKAAHGGYCGPAVKPIALNMVSELARDPEFNIPISGIGGISTWRDAVEFMLLGAGNVQVCTAVMHYGYRIVEDMIDGLNTYLDEKGFASVNDIVGKSVNRVTDWGNLDLNYDVKAHVNEEHCIRCNLCYIACEDGAHQSFEFVQSNGHRYPRVIEEECVGCNLCALVCPSPGAITMLRRDDGSNPQTWKQRTGGDSN; encoded by the coding sequence ATGGCAGATCTACGTATCAACTTCGCCGGGATCAAGTCACCAAATCCATTCTGGCTCGCGTCGGCGCCGCCGACGAATATGGGTTCGATGATCGAGCGCGCGTTTGATGCGGGTTGGGGCGGTGCGGTTTGGAAGACGTTGGGTGAACCGATCGTAAATGTTTCGTCGCGGTTGGCGGCGATCGATCACGGGTCGACGCGGATGATCGGGCTCAACAACATCGAGCTGATCACCGACCGGCCGCTTGAGGTCAACCTGAAAGAGGTCGCCGAGTGCAAAAAGAAATATCCGAACCACGCGGTCATCGTGTCGCTGATGGTCGAGTCAAAAAGGGAAGCATGGCACGAGATCGTCAAGCGGTCACAGGACACCGGATGCGACGGGTTTGAACTGAATTTCGGCTGCCCGCATGGCATGAGCGAACGCGGAATGGGAGCCGCGATGGGCCAGGTGCCTGAATACACCTGCATGGTGACGGAATGGGTGAAAGAGGTCAGCGAAATACCGGTGATCGTAAAACTGACACCGAACGTCGCCCATATCGGGCCGCCGGGACGTGCGGCGATGAAAGGCGGTGCCGATGCGGTTTCGCTGATAAACACGATCAACTCGGTGATCGGCGTCGATATCGACACGCTTGTTCCGTATCCAAACGTTAATGGGAAAGCGGCCCACGGCGGTTACTGCGGGCCGGCGGTCAAACCCATAGCGTTGAATATGGTGAGCGAGCTTGCACGCGATCCGGAGTTCAACATCCCGATCAGCGGCATCGGTGGTATTTCGACATGGCGCGACGCGGTGGAGTTCATGCTGCTCGGTGCCGGCAACGTTCAGGTATGCACGGCGGTGATGCATTACGGGTATCGCATCGTCGAAGACATGATCGACGGCTTGAACACGTATCTCGACGAGAAAGGCTTCGCCTCGGTCAACGACATCGTCGGCAAGTCCGTCAACCGCGTAACCGACTGGGGCAACCTCGATCTGAACTACGACGTCAAGGCCCACGTCAACGAAGAGCACTGCATCCGATGCAACCTCTGCTACATCGCCTGCGAGGACGGCGCCCACCAGTCGTTCGAATTCGTCCAATCCAACGGCCATCGCTACCCGCGAGTGATAGAAGAAGAATGTGTCGGCTGCAACCTCTGCGCTCTTGTCTGTCCATCACCTGGTGCGATCACAATGCTGCGCCGCGACGATGGGTCAAATCCCCAAACGTGGAAGCAGCGAACAGGCGGCGATTCAAACTGA
- a CDS encoding BrnT family toxin, whose product MEFEWDPRKAEANFKKHGVSFTEAVEAFYDPFAVDDIDDAHSSDEEQRFTLIGRSDVRLLIVAHTIKGSDKIRIISARKASRTESRIYEEAKKF is encoded by the coding sequence ATGGAGTTTGAATGGGACCCGCGAAAAGCCGAAGCGAATTTCAAAAAGCACGGCGTTTCGTTTACTGAGGCTGTCGAAGCGTTCTACGACCCATTCGCTGTGGATGATATTGACGATGCCCATTCCTCCGATGAAGAGCAGCGATTCACATTGATCGGCCGGTCGGATGTTCGGCTTTTGATAGTTGCTCACACTATCAAGGGCAGCGATAAGATCCGCATAATCTCAGCTCGAAAGGCGAGCCGGACTGAATCCAGGATATATGAGGAAGCAAAAAAGTTCTGA
- a CDS encoding acyl-CoA dehydrogenase family protein has product MDFEYSEKANEFRGRLLAFMDEHIYPNEQRYLDEINSGDRWEPSRVIEDLKVKARNARLWNLFLPDISGLSNLEYAPLAEIMGRVTWASEVFNCSAPDTGNMEVLHLYGTDEQKEAWLEPLLSGEIRSCFAMTEPEVASSDATNIEASIVADGDEYVLNGKKWWSTGAGDPRCRLAIFMGKTDPFASRYRQQSMILVPMDTEGVVVRRLLSVFGYDDAPNGHAEITFTNVRVPRSNLLLGEGRGFEIAQGRLGPGRVHHCMRLIGVAERSLELLITRGMDRVAFGKPIADRGVIRQWIAESRMAIDQARLLVLKAAWMMDTVGNKAAQKEIAMIKAAVPQMALKVIDRAIQVHGGGGVSQDFPLAAFWTYARSLRLADGPDEVHLESIAKMEIRTRHGS; this is encoded by the coding sequence ATGGATTTCGAATATTCCGAAAAAGCAAACGAATTCAGGGGACGGCTTTTGGCGTTCATGGACGAGCATATCTATCCGAACGAGCAGAGGTATCTTGACGAGATAAACTCGGGCGACCGCTGGGAGCCGAGCCGCGTGATCGAAGACCTCAAAGTAAAGGCCCGGAACGCGAGACTGTGGAACCTGTTCCTCCCGGACATATCCGGTCTTTCAAATCTCGAATACGCACCGTTGGCTGAGATAATGGGCCGTGTGACCTGGGCAAGCGAGGTTTTCAATTGTTCCGCGCCCGACACCGGCAATATGGAGGTGCTGCATCTCTACGGGACCGACGAGCAGAAGGAAGCTTGGTTAGAGCCTTTGCTGTCCGGCGAGATCCGTTCATGTTTTGCGATGACCGAACCGGAAGTTGCCTCGAGCGATGCGACGAACATCGAGGCGTCGATAGTTGCCGACGGCGATGAATATGTGCTTAACGGCAAAAAGTGGTGGTCGACCGGCGCCGGCGATCCCAGATGCAGACTTGCCATTTTCATGGGCAAAACTGACCCATTCGCTTCGCGATACCGTCAGCAATCCATGATCCTTGTGCCGATGGACACCGAGGGTGTTGTCGTCCGGCGATTGCTCAGTGTTTTCGGGTACGATGATGCGCCGAACGGCCACGCCGAGATCACCTTCACCAATGTCCGCGTTCCCAGATCGAATCTGCTTTTAGGCGAAGGACGCGGTTTCGAGATCGCCCAGGGACGGCTCGGGCCGGGGCGTGTACATCATTGTATGCGGTTGATCGGTGTGGCCGAGCGTTCCTTAGAGCTATTGATAACGCGCGGTATGGACCGTGTCGCCTTCGGCAAGCCCATCGCTGACCGGGGCGTCATTCGCCAATGGATAGCCGAATCGCGGATGGCGATCGACCAGGCTCGTTTATTAGTGCTCAAAGCAGCGTGGATGATGGATACGGTCGGAAATAAGGCCGCACAAAAAGAGATCGCGATGATCAAAGCCGCGGTTCCGCAGATGGCTCTGAAGGTGATCGACCGTGCGATCCAGGTCCACGGCGGAGGCGGAGTCTCTCAGGATTTCCCGCTTGCTGCGTTTTGGACCTACGCACGTTCGCTCAGGCTCGCCGACGGCCCTGATGAGGTCCATCTCGAATCGATCGCAAAGATGGAGATCAGGACCAGGCACGGTTCGTAG
- a CDS encoding acyltransferase, with product MSRTIKAGLIQAHNVAPVDASIDEIKKANIDNQMKFIESAANQGVQMLCFQEIFTTPYFCAEQQTRWYDAVEKVPDGPTVKLMQDVAKQFGMVLIVPIYEEEISGIYYNTAAVIDADGKYLGKYRKTHIPHVAPGFWEKFYFRPGNLGYPCFDTAFARIGVYICYDRHFPEGARCLGLNGAEIIFNPSATVAGLSEYLWKLEQPAHAVANGYFVGAINRVGTEAPWNIGEFYGQSYFCDPRGQIIAEGSRDQDELIVAELDMEKIREVRNTWQFFRDRRPDLYGPIVAD from the coding sequence ATGTCAAGAACGATCAAAGCAGGCCTTATACAGGCACATAACGTTGCACCGGTCGATGCGTCGATCGACGAGATCAAAAAGGCGAATATCGATAATCAAATGAAGTTTATCGAATCGGCCGCAAACCAGGGCGTGCAAATGCTCTGCTTTCAAGAGATCTTCACGACACCGTATTTCTGTGCCGAGCAGCAAACTCGCTGGTACGATGCGGTCGAGAAAGTCCCCGATGGCCCGACCGTCAAGCTTATGCAGGACGTCGCAAAGCAATTTGGTATGGTGCTGATCGTTCCGATCTATGAGGAAGAGATCTCAGGGATCTATTACAACACCGCGGCGGTGATCGACGCGGACGGGAAGTACCTGGGCAAATACCGCAAGACCCACATCCCGCACGTGGCTCCCGGTTTCTGGGAAAAGTTCTATTTCCGCCCGGGGAATCTTGGCTATCCGTGTTTCGATACGGCATTCGCACGCATCGGCGTTTACATCTGCTATGACAGGCATTTTCCGGAAGGCGCCCGTTGTCTTGGGCTGAACGGTGCGGAGATCATCTTCAATCCGTCAGCGACGGTCGCTGGGCTTAGCGAATATCTGTGGAAACTCGAGCAGCCGGCGCACGCCGTCGCGAACGGATACTTCGTCGGCGCGATCAATCGGGTCGGCACCGAGGCTCCGTGGAACATCGGTGAATTTTACGGACAAAGTTATTTCTGCGATCCGCGTGGCCAGATCATTGCGGAAGGCAGCCGAGATCAGGACGAGCTTATCGTTGCAGAACTCGACATGGAAAAGATCCGCGAGGTCCGCAACACATGGCAATTCTTCCGCGATCGCCGGCCGGATCTTTATGGGCCGATCGTAGCTGATTGA
- a CDS encoding NAD(P)-dependent oxidoreductase, giving the protein MPDNFRSPLSVGEIEANFAEIDPAMTPAEAAVEAGRCLYCYDAPCMHACPTHIDIPSFIKKIASGNLSGSARVIFDANPIGATCARVCPVDVLCEGACVEKTLVQKPIEIGRLQRYATDHALSSDKQIFTKGESNGKSVGIIGSGPAGLSCAMYLARLGYDVTIYDRNEKPGGLDTYGMAEYKMSQADSLAEVGQIEALGVLIRTNTRIVGDLSQPSASIGGSEPEKVEEFRMQKDVPIRELRDSHDVLFLAVGIGETRKLGIEGEELDGVLDALEFIRQIKTRNWKDIRIGRNVAVIGAGNTAIDAVTQAKRLGAERVTLIYRRAEKDAPAYAYEMELAKKDGVEFLWNTMPTAIGGVGLLSSLRVSGPEGEYEIPCDMVIKAIGQTKMTPFFSEVCGIATDELGRVVVNERMQTTDPMIFAGGDCVNGGAEAVDAAQMGKLAAIGIHRQLFAEDVEFAGSAITK; this is encoded by the coding sequence ATGCCCGATAATTTCCGATCACCTCTGAGCGTTGGTGAGATCGAGGCGAATTTCGCCGAGATAGATCCTGCAATGACTCCGGCCGAGGCCGCGGTCGAAGCTGGCCGCTGCCTCTATTGTTACGATGCGCCGTGCATGCACGCCTGCCCGACGCACATCGACATTCCGTCCTTCATAAAGAAGATCGCGAGCGGCAATCTGAGCGGTTCGGCTCGCGTCATTTTTGATGCAAACCCGATCGGGGCGACATGTGCGCGTGTCTGCCCGGTGGATGTCTTGTGTGAAGGTGCATGCGTCGAGAAAACATTGGTGCAGAAACCGATCGAGATCGGGCGCCTTCAGCGTTACGCTACCGACCACGCCCTCTCCAGCGACAAGCAGATATTCACCAAGGGCGAATCGAACGGAAAGTCTGTCGGTATCATAGGCAGCGGTCCGGCGGGCCTTTCGTGTGCTATGTACCTCGCGAGGCTCGGCTATGACGTCACGATCTACGATCGAAACGAAAAGCCGGGCGGGCTCGACACCTACGGTATGGCCGAATACAAAATGTCGCAGGCAGATTCGCTTGCTGAGGTCGGTCAGATCGAGGCTTTGGGCGTTTTGATCCGGACGAACACGCGTATCGTGGGCGATCTATCGCAGCCATCGGCGTCCATTGGCGGATCGGAACCGGAGAAAGTTGAAGAATTCCGAATGCAAAAAGATGTTCCCATCCGGGAACTTCGCGATTCCCACGATGTTCTTTTTCTCGCGGTCGGCATTGGCGAAACCCGAAAACTGGGTATCGAGGGCGAAGAGCTTGACGGCGTATTGGATGCGCTCGAGTTCATTCGACAGATAAAAACGCGCAATTGGAAGGACATTCGGATCGGCAGAAACGTGGCCGTGATCGGGGCCGGAAACACCGCGATCGATGCCGTGACACAGGCGAAACGGCTTGGGGCCGAGCGCGTGACACTGATATATCGCCGGGCAGAAAAAGATGCTCCTGCCTACGCGTATGAGATGGAATTGGCAAAGAAGGACGGCGTGGAATTCCTCTGGAACACCATGCCGACAGCTATCGGCGGCGTTGGTCTTTTATCGTCACTCCGGGTCAGCGGTCCGGAAGGCGAATACGAGATACCGTGCGACATGGTCATAAAGGCGATCGGGCAAACTAAAATGACGCCGTTCTTTTCAGAGGTCTGCGGCATTGCGACCGACGAACTAGGACGAGTTGTCGTCAACGAGCGAATGCAGACCACCGACCCGATGATCTTTGCCGGCGGCGATTGCGTGAACGGCGGTGCTGAGGCTGTCGATGCCGCGCAGATGGGCAAGCTTGCTGCGATCGGCATACATCGCCAGCTGTTCGCCGAAGATGTGGAATTTGCCGGTTCGGCGATTACAAAGTAA
- a CDS encoding polysaccharide deacetylase family protein, with amino-acid sequence MYQMGRASVVRPKYLFLFLLSLAMSAAAAAQPANRSVAVTFDDLPATHGGLAEYEYVTENLLSKLKAARVPAIGFVNERKLFVVGEIDRRTALLKRWLDDGHELGNHSFSHIQIDRASFEQYAEDVVRGETVTRMLLDAKGKKLRYYRHTQLRTGPTEEYRKQLNDFLSRRGYITAPVTVDNNDYVYAMAYANAKQRGDMQSAEKIVASYIEYMDKVFDHFEKISVELLGYEVKQTLLLHANELNADHFDKLAAMIRKRGYSFITLDEALADPAYKLPEAISSRGLSWIHRWTIAKGKPMREEPLEPGWLAPLARTN; translated from the coding sequence ATGTATCAAATGGGGCGGGCCTCCGTCGTTCGGCCGAAATATCTCTTTCTGTTCCTTCTGTCGCTTGCAATGTCGGCAGCCGCGGCCGCTCAGCCCGCGAATCGCTCGGTCGCGGTCACATTTGACGACCTTCCAGCGACCCACGGCGGTCTGGCTGAATATGAATACGTTACCGAAAACCTTCTTTCGAAACTCAAGGCCGCCCGTGTCCCTGCGATCGGATTCGTTAATGAGCGAAAACTATTTGTCGTTGGCGAGATCGACCGGCGAACCGCATTGCTAAAACGTTGGCTCGATGATGGCCATGAGCTGGGCAACCACTCCTTCTCTCACATTCAGATCGACCGTGCATCATTCGAGCAATACGCCGAAGACGTCGTCCGCGGCGAGACGGTAACGCGAATGCTTCTTGATGCAAAAGGCAAGAAACTTCGCTATTACCGCCACACCCAACTCAGAACCGGGCCCACCGAAGAGTACCGCAAACAGCTTAACGACTTTCTCTCCCGCCGCGGTTACATCACCGCTCCGGTCACTGTCGATAACAATGATTACGTTTATGCGATGGCCTACGCGAATGCAAAGCAGAGAGGTGATATGCAGTCCGCCGAGAAGATCGTCGCCTCGTACATCGAATACATGGATAAGGTCTTCGATCATTTTGAAAAGATCAGCGTGGAGCTGCTCGGATATGAGGTCAAACAGACCCTCCTTCTTCACGCTAACGAATTGAATGCTGACCATTTTGACAAACTCGCTGCAATGATTCGAAAGCGAGGATATTCCTTCATAACATTGGACGAGGCCCTTGCCGACCCGGCGTACAAACTCCCCGAGGCCATTTCTTCCCGGGGGCTGTCATGGATTCATCGCTGGACGATCGCAAAAGGTAAGCCGATGCGCGAAGAGCCCTTAGAGCCGGGATGGCTGGCACCGCTTGCGAGGACGAACTAA
- the pilM gene encoding type IV pilus assembly protein PilM: protein MLFGKKKSAAGLDIGSSSVKMVELDGKANSLNLVSLGYQNLPDETIIDGQIMELNAVSDAIQNVCSSNGVNADLVVTGVSGHSVIIKNIILPPMSQEELEESIDWHAEEHIPYDLSDVSLDYQITASNSDSTHVLIAACKRERIDNIRQAVQLAGKEPYVIDVDTFALQNCYELNYQPTDSQVVTLLNIGASTMNVNIVKGTRSLFSRDITVGGSQFTDVLQRSLGLSFQQAEAVKRGVNNAVEGVEETAIEPLISNVTEIVAMEIQKTFDFYRATTEDNETIVQKILISGGGSKLTGLAQDLSARLELPVEVLDPFRNIKVDARKFDPDYLSEIMPEMAVAVGLAMRGV, encoded by the coding sequence ATGCTGTTCGGTAAAAAGAAAAGCGCAGCCGGTCTGGATATCGGATCGAGCTCTGTCAAAATGGTCGAGCTCGACGGCAAAGCAAACAGCCTTAACCTCGTCAGCCTCGGTTATCAGAATCTACCCGACGAAACGATCATCGATGGACAGATAATGGAGCTCAACGCCGTTTCTGACGCTATCCAGAACGTTTGCAGCAGCAACGGTGTGAATGCCGACCTCGTCGTAACGGGCGTCAGCGGCCATTCGGTCATCATCAAGAACATCATCTTGCCGCCGATGAGCCAGGAAGAACTCGAAGAATCGATCGATTGGCATGCCGAGGAGCATATTCCGTATGACCTATCCGACGTCAGCCTCGATTATCAGATCACCGCTTCAAACTCCGATTCTACACATGTTCTGATCGCCGCTTGCAAACGCGAGCGTATCGACAATATCCGTCAGGCGGTCCAACTTGCCGGCAAAGAGCCGTACGTCATCGACGTCGATACATTTGCCCTCCAGAATTGTTACGAGCTGAACTATCAGCCGACCGACTCGCAGGTCGTCACGCTGCTCAATATCGGAGCATCGACGATGAACGTGAATATCGTCAAAGGAACGAGATCGCTCTTTTCGCGTGACATAACGGTCGGCGGCAGCCAGTTCACAGACGTTTTACAGCGAAGCCTCGGACTCAGCTTCCAACAGGCCGAGGCCGTCAAGCGTGGAGTCAATAACGCCGTCGAAGGTGTTGAAGAGACCGCGATCGAACCGCTTATCAGCAACGTGACCGAGATCGTTGCAATGGAAATTCAAAAAACATTCGATTTTTACCGTGCCACGACCGAAGACAACGAGACCATCGTCCAGAAGATCCTTATCTCGGGCGGCGGATCGAAGCTGACCGGCCTGGCACAGGATCTATCGGCACGGCTCGAATTGCCGGTAGAGGTGCTTGATCCTTTCCGCAACATCAAGGTCGACGCACGTAAATTCGATCCCGATTACCTGAGCGAAATCATGCCCGAAATGGCTGTTGCCGTTGGCCTGGCGATGAGGGGAGTTTAA
- a CDS encoding phosphotransferase family protein, translating into MTESINETIAPREGIETAKLGVYVNARIGGVQTEVGVRQFPGGSSNLTYLITIGDEEFVLRRPPYGNTVKTAHDMRREYDVLSKLSAVYTAAPKPLLFCDDNDVIGSEFYLMERRRGLIIRGAAPPEMENSSELQRSVCRAFIGNLADLHNLNYAAAGLGDLGRPEGYPRRQVEGWTKRYFAAKTDEHPELEAAIEWLNANIPPESGASLIHNDYKFDNVMLDPDDLTRITAVLDWEMVTVGDPLMDLGTTLGYWISADAGEEMMRMPFNPYVLMKNVSRRELVEMYAEISGRDVSNILYYYVFGTFKIAVIAQQIYARYVKGLTQDKRFANFDRFVCALGRIAGHTIQKRSV; encoded by the coding sequence ATGACCGAGTCGATCAACGAAACCATAGCACCGCGTGAAGGCATCGAGACAGCCAAATTGGGAGTGTACGTCAACGCTCGGATCGGCGGGGTTCAGACCGAGGTTGGCGTGCGGCAGTTTCCCGGCGGGAGCTCGAACCTGACCTACCTGATCACGATCGGCGATGAAGAATTCGTTCTCCGCCGTCCGCCTTATGGCAACACGGTCAAGACTGCCCATGACATGCGGCGTGAGTATGATGTCTTGTCAAAACTCTCGGCGGTTTATACCGCGGCTCCGAAGCCGCTTCTTTTTTGCGATGACAATGACGTGATCGGATCAGAGTTCTACCTTATGGAGAGGCGGCGGGGTCTGATCATTCGCGGAGCCGCTCCCCCGGAGATGGAGAATTCGTCAGAGTTGCAGCGGTCGGTTTGTCGGGCATTTATCGGCAATCTTGCGGACCTGCACAACCTGAACTATGCGGCGGCGGGCCTCGGCGATCTCGGACGGCCTGAGGGCTATCCGCGCCGGCAGGTCGAGGGCTGGACGAAGCGATACTTTGCGGCGAAGACCGATGAGCATCCGGAACTCGAAGCGGCGATCGAATGGCTCAATGCCAACATTCCGCCCGAATCCGGTGCCTCACTCATTCACAACGATTACAAGTTCGACAACGTGATGCTCGACCCCGATGACCTGACGCGTATCACAGCAGTGCTCGATTGGGAGATGGTCACGGTCGGCGACCCCTTGATGGACCTCGGAACCACGCTCGGCTATTGGATATCAGCCGACGCCGGTGAAGAAATGATGCGGATGCCATTCAATCCGTATGTGCTTATGAAGAACGTTTCGCGAAGAGAGTTGGTGGAAATGTACGCGGAAATTTCGGGCCGGGACGTGTCGAACATTCTCTACTACTACGTCTTTGGGACCTTTAAGATCGCCGTGATCGCTCAGCAGATCTATGCGAGATATGTAAAAGGACTTACTCAGGACAAGCGATTCGCAAACTTTGACCGCTTCGTCTGCGCTCTCGGTCGCATTGCCGGGCACACTATTCAAAAACGCTCAGTTTGA
- a CDS encoding AbgT family transporter: MLIGIGILVAVSIPENSPMRSAPGFRVSQASVDRLRASGVPDDVLAKAAPIVGQEIFGKTAYDNALKSRLGEENAKKYGEAFQQNAEPVSPQLTASSAPLMLSIVSLIFLLFLIPGIVHGYVAGTVKSHKDIVQGMSKTMSTMGYYIVLAFFASLFIAAFGQSNLGALLALKGAGALQSLALPPQVTIIGIILLTAFVNLLIGSASAKWALLAPIFVPLLMQLGMSPELAQAAYRIGDSTTNIITPLMPYFPLVVVFAQRYVKNTGIGTLVSLMLPYTVVFMITWIIFLIIYWALGIPLGIQAPYTYP; the protein is encoded by the coding sequence ATGCTGATCGGCATCGGCATCCTGGTGGCCGTGTCGATCCCTGAGAATTCGCCCATGCGTTCGGCTCCCGGTTTTCGCGTCTCACAGGCATCTGTCGATCGATTGAGAGCTTCGGGCGTACCTGACGACGTGCTTGCGAAAGCGGCCCCGATAGTCGGGCAGGAGATATTCGGAAAGACCGCCTACGACAATGCGTTGAAATCCCGCCTTGGCGAGGAGAACGCAAAGAAATACGGCGAGGCGTTCCAACAGAATGCCGAGCCGGTTTCGCCGCAGTTGACGGCTTCGTCGGCACCGCTGATGCTCTCGATCGTTTCTCTTATTTTCTTGCTGTTCCTGATACCGGGCATCGTTCACGGCTATGTAGCCGGAACGGTCAAGAGCCATAAGGACATTGTTCAGGGAATGAGCAAGACGATGAGCACGATGGGCTACTACATCGTTCTCGCATTCTTTGCGTCGCTCTTTATCGCCGCATTCGGGCAATCTAATCTCGGCGCGTTGCTCGCCCTTAAAGGCGCTGGTGCGCTGCAGTCGTTGGCACTTCCGCCGCAGGTTACTATCATCGGCATAATTTTGCTCACTGCATTTGTTAATTTGCTGATCGGCTCGGCATCGGCCAAATGGGCATTGCTTGCTCCGATATTTGTTCCTCTTTTAATGCAATTGGGTATGTCGCCCGAATTGGCTCAGGCCGCGTACCGGATCGGCGATTCGACGACCAATATCATCACACCGCTGATGCCCTATTTCCCGCTCGTCGTCGTTTTTGCTCAAAGATATGTGAAGAACACCGGGATCGGGACCCTCGTGTCATTGATGCTGCCTTACACGGTCGTATTCATGATCACGTGGATCATCTTTCTTATTATTTATTGGGCACTCGGCATACCGCTTGGCATTCAAGCACCATATACATATCCGTAG
- a CDS encoding BrnA antitoxin family protein, whose amino-acid sequence MRKQKSSEKEVLFEMTQEEYDKGLAKGWDADDMMPVGVHKFRRSRWAEKLNKSNKVKVSIYLDGEVLDYFKQRAEQPNAAPYQTQINNELRKVMENRSSDTESVGQDILNNKKFLKALKKKLEGV is encoded by the coding sequence ATGAGGAAGCAAAAAAGTTCTGAGAAAGAAGTTCTCTTCGAAATGACGCAGGAAGAGTACGATAAGGGCCTGGCGAAAGGTTGGGACGCTGACGACATGATGCCCGTCGGTGTTCACAAGTTTCGACGCTCGCGTTGGGCCGAAAAATTGAATAAGAGCAATAAGGTCAAGGTTTCGATCTACCTCGATGGGGAAGTACTCGATTACTTCAAGCAACGCGCTGAGCAACCGAACGCAGCTCCCTATCAAACGCAGATCAACAACGAACTTAGGAAAGTGATGGAAAATCGTTCTTCCGACACGGAGTCGGTCGGGCAGGATATTCTGAACAACAAGAAGTTTTTGAAGGCGTTGAAGAAGAAGCTGGAAGGGGTTTAA